One Denticeps clupeoides chromosome 3, fDenClu1.1, whole genome shotgun sequence DNA window includes the following coding sequences:
- the LOC114786941 gene encoding volume-regulated anion channel subunit LRRC8E translates to MIPVNEFRNFATEQNAQFKVLKPWWDVFSEYLCVAMLMIGVFGCTVQLTQEKIACLPNRIIGPTKGEVDCKHVQEHNENQSLWEFSIIKALSPNIYEVFGRKNGLDIHQYLFINHYCYERAVHWFAKYFPYLVVIHTLVFMVASSFWFKFPGTSSKIELFVTILGKCFNSPWTTRAISEVSEEHGEEHMASWKKASTLSRGSADGIMPTEDGSVAFLRSFSVKSNPDVKAPEPPSDTLLDKKEGEQAKALFEKVKKFRMHVEKADILYKMYVIQTSLKVLKFVLIIAYTSALIPTIEVVVKCSVPPDLTGFDIFCCNHNKAHLFSKLGYCYICFVGVYGVLCLCSLYWLFHRPLKEYSFDHVRLETGINDIPDVRNDFAFLLHLSDQYDALYAKRFAVFLSEVSESRLRQMNLDHEWPAKKLRARLSRNASRRLELHLFMLPGLPDAVFDLSEVESLKLEQLKNITIPANVTQLSAMRELSLIHSTAKVQLVALSHLQENLQVLRLTFESLDQLPLWMYTLKSLEELHLSGPLAHELSRSSSLDTLRELTSLRVLTLRSSLVKIPASVVDVSAHLQRLRIHNEGGKLQVFSSLKKLANLTSLELISCDLERIPSAVFSLTNLQELDLRENKLTTVEEILSLQHCQRLTTLKLWHNVVVYIPEHISKLHSLETLDVSWNKIHRLPPRLCYLTRLRHLDVSHNQLTSLPAEIGILQSLHFFSAAFNSLESLPDELYSCKRLKTLLLGNNSIAFLSSRVSGLAQLVHLELQGNRLDSLPQEIGDCPLLKLSGIMVEQSLLDLLPSEVRDRLRED, encoded by the exons ATGATCCCAGTGAATGAGTTCCGGAACTTTGCCACGGAACAGAACGCCCAGTTCAAGGTGTTAAAGCCATGGTGGGACGTGTTCTCGGAGTACCTTTGCGTAGCCATGCTCATGATCGGCGTCTTTGGCTGCACCGTGCAG CTGACACAGGAAAAAATTGCTTGCCTCCCAAACCGCATTATCGGCCCCACCAAAGGGGAAGTAGACTGCAAACATGTCCAGGAGCACAACGAAAACCAGAGCCTGTGGGAGTTCAGCATCATCAAAGCCCTCAGTCCAAATATATATGAGGTCTTTGGCCGTAAGAATGGCCTGGACATCCACCAGTATCTCTTCATCAACCACTACTGCTACGAGAGGGCTGTCCACTGGTTTGCCAAGTACTTCCCTTACCTTGTGGTCATCCATACGCTCGTCTTCATGGTGGCCAGTAGCTTCTGGTTCAAGTTTCCTGGCACGTCCTCCAAGATTGAGCTTTTTGTTACGATCCTTGGAAAGTGCTTCAACTCTCCCTGGACAACCCGGGCCATCAGTGAAGTGTCAGAGGAACATGGCGAAGAGCATATGGCCAGTTGGAAAAAGGCCAGTACCCTTTCAAGAGGGTCAGCTGATGGCATTATGCCCACAGAAGATGGCAGCGTTGCCTTTTTGCGATCCTTCTCAGTCAAATCTAATCCAGATGTGAAGGCTCCAGAACCTCCTTCAGATACCCTTCTGGATAAAAAGGAGGGTGAGCAAGCCAAGGCTCTCTTTGAAAAGGTGAAAAAGTTTCGGATGCATGTGGAGAAAGCAGATATTCTCTACAAGATGTATGTGATACAGACATCTCTTAAGGTCTTGAAGTTCGTCCTCATCATTGCTTACACCAGTGCACTGATTCCCACAATTGAGGTTGTGGTCAAGTGTTCGGTGCCTCCGGACCTCACTGGCTTCGACATATTTTGCTGCAACCACAACAAAGCGCACCTCTTCTCGAAACTCGGCTACTGCTACATCTGTTTTGTTGGAGTGTATGGCGTGCTGTGCCTATGTTCCCTTTACTGGCTTTTCCACAGGCCTCTTAAGGAATATTCCTTTGACCACGTGCGCCTGGAGACAGGAATCAACGACATACCGGATGTCCGAAATGACTTTGCCTTTCTGCTGCACCTCAGTGACCAGTATGATGCATTGTACGCCAAACGCTTTGCGGTGTTCTTGTCCGAGGTGAGCGAGAGTCGACTGCGACAGATGAACCTCGACCACGAGTGGCCCGCCAAGAAGCTCCGGGCCCGCTTGAGTCGCAATGCAAGCCGGCGTCTGGAGCTGCACCTCTTCATGCTCCCTGGACTGCCTGACGCGGTGTTCGACTTGTCAGAAGTAGAATCTCTCAAGCTGgagcagctgaaaaacatcacCATCCCAGCTAATGTGACACAGCTCAGCGCCATGCGGGAACTCTCCCTCATCCACTCCACAGCCAAGGTGCAGTTGGTAGCGCTCTCCCACCTGCAGGAGAACCTACAGGTGCTACGTCTGACTTTCGAGAGCCTGGACCAGTTGCCCCTGTGGATGTACACGCTGAAAAGCCTGGAGGAGCTGCACTTGAGCGGCCCTCTCGCTCACGAGCTCTCTCGGAGTTCCTCCCTGGACACCTTGCGGGAGCTGACAAGCCTTCGGGTGCTGACTCTGCGCAGCAGCCTGGTCAAGATCCCGGCCAGCGTGGTCGATGTGTCAGCACACCTCCAGCGACTCAGAATCCACAATGAAGGAGGCAAGCTGCAGGTTTTCAGCAGCCTGAAGAAGCTGGCCAACCTGACGTCATTGGAGCTAATTAGCTGTGACCTGGAGCGTATTCCTAGCGCTGTCTTCAGCCTCACTAATCTGCAGGAACTGGACCTGCGGGAGAACAAGCTGACCACTGTGGAGGAGATTCTTAGCCTGCAGCACTGTCAGCGCCTCACCACACTAAAGTTGTGGCACAATGTCGTGGTCTACATTCCCGAACACATCAGCAAGCTTCATTCTCTGGAGACGTTGGATGTCAGCTGGAACAAGATCCATCGGCTCCCTCCGCGGCTGTGTTACCTCACCAGGCTTCGACACCTGGACGTGTCCCACAACCAACTCACCTCCCTGCCTGCAGAAATTGGAATTCTGCAAAGCCTTCACTTCTTCTCAGCGGCGTTCAACTCACTTGAATCTCTTCCAGATGAGCTCTACTCCTGCAAACGGCTGAAGACTCTACTCCTTGGGAACAACAGCATTGCCTTCCTGTCTAGTCGCGTGTCCGGCCTTGCACAGCTGGTACATCTGGAGCTCCAGGGTAACCGTTTGGACTCCCTTCCCCAAGAAattggggactgtcccctgttaAAACTGAGTGGGATCATGGTGGAGCAGAGTCTCCTAGACCTTCTGCCATCTGAAGTCCGCGACCGATTGCGTGAGGACTGA